A single window of Phaenicophaeus curvirostris isolate KB17595 chromosome 24, BPBGC_Pcur_1.0, whole genome shotgun sequence DNA harbors:
- the DENND2D gene encoding DENN domain-containing protein 2D: MASMASLGSFWRRSLRRAARGEGKQEAPAAEKNPSQVSQGKPGERSSAFYSAGQFFFEYLVVVSLKKTLDGRYEPKITYQFPKRENLLKGQKEEEERLLQAIPLFCFPDGNNWAPVTEFTSETFSFVLTNVDGSRKIGYCRRLLPSGRGVRLPEVFCIISCLGCFGLFSKILDEVEKRRQISMAVIYPFMQGLRESSFPAPGKTVTIKSFIPESGTELIELTRPVDAHLEHVEFQALLQRLSPHLILHIFASAVLERRLIFLAEELSVLSQCIHAVAALLYPFTWAHTYIPVVPECLLDTVCCPTPFMVGIQRRHLERVLDQPMEEALMVDLCEGKILQAVGDEEEILPIRQQKEMLTSLNRLNNNNNVHTSEQVNALVSEAFVNFFVRMVGHYTSHIKWSKNGSGTFQERAFCKAITSKTSRKFVKKFVKTNMFSLFIEEAEKRRMPEEAYFQQKIAEYHEQKKHRRDS; encoded by the exons ATGGCCTCCATGGCCTCTCTCGGCAGCTTCTGGCGGCGGAGCCtgcggcgggcggcgcgcggCG aaggaaaacaagaggcTCCTGCTGCGGAGAAAAACCCTTCACAGGTGTCACAGGGGAAGCCAGGAGAGCGGAGCTCTGCCTTCTATTCTGCCGGGCAGTTTTTCTTTGAGTACCTGGTGGTGGTATCACTGAAGAAGACGCTAGATGGACGTTATGAACCCAAGATAACCTATCAGTTCCCGAAG CGTGAGAACTTGCTGAAGGgccagaaggaggaggaggaacgtCTCTTGCAAGCCATCCCCCTCTTCTGCTTCCCCGATGGCAACAACTGGGCCCCTGTCACTGAGTTCACCAG TGAAACCTTTTCTTTCGTCCTGACCAATGTGGATGGCAGCAGGAAGATCGGTTACTGCAGGCGGCTGCTG CCATCTGGCCGTGGTGTTCGCCTCCCTGAGGTCTTCTGCATCATCAGCTGCCTGGGCTGCTTTGGGCTTTTCTCCAAG aTCCTGGATGAGGTGGAGAAGAGGCGCCAGATCTCCATGGCGGTGATCTACCCCTTCATGCAGGGCCTTCGCGAatcctccttcccagctccagggAAAACTGTCACCATTAAAAGCTTCATCCCCGAGTCGGGCACGGAG CTCATCGAGCTCACGCGGCCTGTGGATGCCCACCTGGAGCATGTGGAGTTTCAGGCTCTGCTCCAGCGGCTCAGTCCCCACCTCATCTTGCACATCTTCGCCTCTGCTGTGTTGGAGCGACGGCTCATTTTCCTGGCAGAGGAGCTGAG TGTCCTCTCACAGTGCATCCATGCGGTGGCTGCTCTCCTCTACCCCTTCACCTGGGCTCATACCTACATCCCTGTGGTCCCTGAGTGCCTGCTTGACACCGTCTGCTGCCCCACGCCCTTCATGGTTGGCATCCAGAGGCGGCACCTGGAGCGTGTCCTGGACCAGCCGATGGAGGAG GCCCTGATGGTTGACCTCTGCGAAGGGAAGATTCTACAGGCG GTTGGCGATGAGGAGGAGATCTTGCCCATCAGGCAGCAGAAAGAGATGCTGACCTCTCTGAACAGgctcaacaacaacaacaatgtACACA CATCTGAGCAGGTGAACGCGCTCGTCTCCGAAGCATTCGTGAACTTCTTTGTCCGAATGGTTGGCCACTACACCTCACACATCAAGTGGAGTAAAAATGGCTCAGGCACCTTCCAGGAGCGAGCCTTCTGCAAAGCCATCACCTCCAAGACCAGCCGCAAGTTTGTGAAAAAGTTTGTGAAGACAAACATGTTTTCCCTCTTTATtgaggaagcagaaaagagGCGGATGCCAGAGGAAG CATATTTCCAGCAGAAGATAGCAGAGTACCATGAACAGAAGAAGCACAGAAGAGACTCTTGA